The Lycium ferocissimum isolate CSIRO_LF1 chromosome 8, AGI_CSIRO_Lferr_CH_V1, whole genome shotgun sequence DNA segment atgtaaagtcGTAACccgtacatatgagtgccccgggggcggatgccatgcatgcttgtctggtcatatggtatcatagcgccgaacaagtcggctcgcccacatagcgccgaaatacgtcggctcgcccataaatcccgcgtccgggatgataagccagctgaccaggtggcaatgaaacatgtctcccttcccattccccacatatacatgtatcccatccccccaacccatgtacatatacaggtatggcatgcatgagagcccaaagaaagtcatgtatccatcggagtgacggaaggtcggaaacctccgatcgcattatggaataatcatggtcgctttgtctcaccttgaaggaacaataatcataaggcgagactatcaacggagaataacattaagagaacgtagaacatgtcatttcgtatcatatcatatcatgtcatatcatttcatatcatatcatatcatgtcatatcgtgtcatgtcatatcatatcatgtcatgtcatatcatatcatatcatgtcatgtcataccgtgtcatagacattttctcatatttagcatcattcttgtcattgtaaaatcgtagtcgtcgttctagatatagaaactttcaaaaagaattgtaaaacttggatttggagaagaataaatactttggaaaacatttaggaacttttatgaagaaaatcatgccttggaatcgagggattagttaaaacaactattatttagtagtcggaatgatgtccaaaaatttcctttaactgtaatacggaaataagccaaatggagccataggaggaaattagggaatagtgggcccacctcgagtcaaatgaggcggcgtacacaatttacgtataatacgtttcatgtcatgacttatgagagttttagggtaaacggatcctattcatgcaagttctaggtgtttagacaattcttccaactattcataagcatttaattcaattctactgaatgaatagtagtcaaattcaagctcggatttctagaattagagtggtccccgagacacgtattcacgcctattacatctaagacatgccaaagaaagaagaggtcgccttacatacctttttccgcttcttacgctcctccaaattcaagttccaacttctccaaaatctacatttggtcacatttaccaaacattaattagtgcatttagaattggattcttaaaatgacacttggctaccgaaatttctgcaacacttcccctgtaaatacaccatcccgccaagttcaacttggccaatttcaatcaacaacactcccgggaattcaacccggccaaaccatccaccataatgccaataatcatactaacaatttcaataatcaacccaaagtacattctaacaatttaatcaacatactacttccttcaagatcttccaactccaataagaacattagcAATCCAATACTTTATAGACTAACAACATCatcttccatacatgcaagaacattgtATTCAATTCTCattacaacaataaccaaaatactagatagaATTTGCTCACCATACCttcaaaacacaacatatatacacggccatgcacaaactacacatcacacggctacaacctctccaaaatcattcaacttccattagcaacatagcatccacaataataacaaccaagCACTAAATATCATAATTAAGGCATACTTCCTACACACACATAGGCATGCACGGCTACATGCACACCAacacttccaccatgcaaattcccatactttcataatttctactcacttccacataccataacataaacaaaacctttataacCCATGGAAgaggatgaaatcttacctttcttcacaacttcccaACTTAGCTAAAGTGATGATTTTGCAACAAAGAGtgattcttttcttccaaaaattataccatgttgaagagggcctccaaattagtggaaatacatgaagaaacaaatttttggaacaaaatttcCATGGCTTGGTTTTTCCATGggatggccgaatggtcccctTAGGttttctccttcatcttttgttttctttctttctccaaagtcttgaattaaaagatgaactctctcatatatatatatatagctctccaagcatgtgaggggcacatgccccctctctagatttttctttctttttctttctcttttttttttttttttttttttttgtcacatgatccatatgcccttctctagaattttcttgaaaattaataaagatgaccCCTTTGTCTTCTCATGCAAGCTTtggccctttttaaaattttgttgaaCCATTTTGTGTGCCACTTTacaaattaccattttacccttagcctttccacATTATTCCTCCATGATGCCCTAacaacttttaaaattatttcgaacataattttcctttttacccttagcctttctcaatatttccaacCGCCTAAAGTATCAAGAACTTGCTCTTCTCtcgttcatatcataaaaaataacaatagtaTGCCCGAGTACTTTGTGCTCAAAGTGAACTCACAACAAGTATGACCAAATCAAGTTACCTTTCAATATGCCTTTCGAATCatgattatcaacaacaatttcatgagagaataagaatatcacacatgccaattcaggcccaaaaatcaatcataatGAAGGGGTGACCTTTGATGTTCCCTAATCATAGCAGCGCATcaaaccggaaaaaaaaaattcaacggTGGCTATCTTTCCTCCTGAATAGgtaggcataatcacaccccaggtagcgaacctcgaagtggccactcttcctcccgaatggctaggtaTTATCATACTTGGATCCAttgtgactacccttcctcccgagtagctaggacaatacaacaatcaaattcatagcatagaagctaaATCATCACTTATATCGGGTAGTCACATCATCATTTAGCATTCAAGTTCCAAAATTTGTTAGAGTGTATTTACATGAGCCAATTAGTCTTTCAAGTATCAAGTTCAATCATCCATTAAGGGAATTTCTAGAATCATTTACTAACCTTTTAGTCTCATCATtaatcatctcttatagagggaAGCAATCATAAATAcatgtataaaatatactacAAACAAGGtataatgtgggcttgtccctcacgccCACCAACCACAATCAACTCACACATTTGGTTTCAATAGGATGTGTAAAATTCACCTTTGTAATCAAAAAGAGTTTATGAAAAGAGACCTACCTTAatatgttaaacaaagtttaacaattcacttttctagtgaagaacacccaaaccctagcctgaatcactttaggaagaaCTATGTTGCAAAACCTAGATTTTAGTCGCAAGAAtaatgttaagaatcatgggtttgatgttaggatTGATAATCAACGattaagatgttcttaccttagtATTGGAGCCCTAGAGAGATAtattcgtccttagggtttttgagagtgaaaagaatggaagaaaactaaaattttgcaaCTTATATAATTTTGGCCCATCAGGCACATTCTACGGTACAAACGACGGAGCGTCGAACAGATCGACGGAGCGTTGATCTGCTTCGTCGAATGGTCTTTGTGCTAGGTCAATTCTACGGTACAAATGACGGAGCGTTGATCTGCTCTGTCAAAGTCATGAACTTTCCAGTGAACAACTTTCTCTTCCTTACTTTCTACGGTGCAAAGGACGGAGCGTCGAACAGATCGACGGTACAAAGGACGACCGTCAAACCTCCTTTTTGCGAAACTGCagtgaattttcatttttaccatCTCCTCTTGGGTCTTTAGCCTAAAGTCATGCACGTAACCCAATATATAAAGTTCCAAAGGACTCATACAATGCTTTTACACTCTAtacggatttacgggatgttacagttagtgagttcagaggtAGTCAGAGGCAGCAGTTCTCTAGACGTTCAGCCTATTCAGCGGCTAATGCGCCCTCACATTTCCCAGGATCTAGGTTTGATAGACCCACTTATTATGAGCCAGCCAGAGTTCCAGGACTTCTAGTTCCAAGTTTAGGGATGGTTCTAGTCAGATGAGGCCATCGCTACCGCGATGTAtttagtgtgggaagttacatacTGGGCAGTGCAGCTTGGGTTCAGATATTTGTTATACATGTGGTCGGCCAAGCCACATTATGTGAGATTGGCCATTGAGAGGTGGTGGAGGCGTATTTCAGCCGACTGGGTCTGCAACTGGTTCTTCGTCATCTGTACGCCCTGCTGGGCAAGGTTCTCAGACACTAGCGGgtcatggtagaggcagaggtggATCGTCTAGTTTGACCGGTTCTCAGAACCGCATTATGCATTGGTGGGTaaacaggatcttgagtcttcgcCTGATGCTGTTACAGGTGTATTATCAGTATCTTCCCatgatatatatgcattgatagatccaagTTCTACGTTGTCGTATGTTACACCTTTTATTGTTGGTCGGTTTGGGGTGAGACCCGAGTCGATTAAactttttgaggtgtctacatcCGTTGGTGCTCCAGTGATAGCTAGGcgggtatatagagattgtgtggttatagtttGTGATCATCGTACTTTGGAAaatttgattgaattagatatgGTAGACTTCGATGTTATtgtgggtatggattggttggcctcttgttatgctaatgttgattgtagaacgaagatggtttgattttaatttttgagagagccagtcctagagtggaagggtaatacaacatCACCAagaggtaagtttatttcctatatcaaggcaaggaagataaTTGCCAAAGGTTGTATATATCATATGGTCCAGGTTCGGGATGTAGAAGCAAAGCCACTGACTCTTCAAACTATTtcagtggttaatgagtttcaaGATGTGTTCCCGGACGAGCTTTCAGGTCTTCCACCAAAGCGGGAGATTAACTTTGCTATTGACGTATTACCAAATACTTAGCCGATATCTATTCTTACTTATAGAATTGTGACTGCTGAGTTGAGGAAATTGAAGGAacagttgaaggacttgcttgagaaaggctttatcaggcctaacacatcgccatggggagcccctgtgttgtttgtaaggaAAAAAGATGGCTCgttacggatgtgtattgactacatGTAGCTGAAtgaggtgacgataaagaataagtacccactTATGatgattgatgacttatttgaccagttgAAAGGTGCCAgatgtttttcaaagatagatctaagGTCAGGGTACCATCAAGTTAGGGCCAAAGAGAAGGacattcctaagacagctttcagaaccagatacgATCACTTCGAGTTTCGTGTGATGTCATTCGGCttgactaatgccccagcagtatttatggatttgatgaatcatgtattTAGACCTTTCTTGGATcagtttgtgattgtattcattgacgatattctagTCTACTCTAGATCAAAGGttgagcatgcagatcatttgcgtgCAGTACTTAGAGTTCTTCAGGATCGGAAGTTACATGCAAGGTTCTTTAAgtatgagttctggttgaactttgtgcctttcttggggcatattatatCAAAAGAGGTTATCAGAGTTGATACGTAGAAGGTTGAAGTCGTGAATACTTGGTCGAGACACACAACACCCACGGAGGTTCATAGTCTTTTGGGTCTAGCAAGTTATTACAGGATATTTGTAGAGGggttttcatatatttttgcaCCACTGacaaagctgactcagaaatcagctaagttccagtggactgatgcttgtgagcactGTTTTTAAGAATTGAAGAACAGATTGACGTCACGAggcctgacacttccagaaggatatgagggctatgttatttattgtgatgcttcatgTGTTGGATTAGGttatgtgttgatgcagcacggtaaagttatagcttatgcttcaatGCAATTGCAGaaacacgagaagaactatccaacacatgatctagaattagccgcggtgattcatgcattaaagatgtagaggcactacttatatgATGTCCATGCTGATATCTATACGGACCATTAGAGCCTTCattatatcttcaagcagaaggaattAAATTTGCGTCAGAGGAGATGGTTGGAGCTGTTGaaatattatgatgttgatattttgtatcatccatggaaggcaaatgtagtggctgatgcccttagccgtagatccatgggtagcCTATCTTATTTGTGGCCCGAGAAATGGGGATTAGCTGCGAGCTTcatcagttagctagcctaggagtccgaTTATTAGACTCAGGTAATGCAGGAGTTACTATTCAGGATTCAGCAACCTCATCATTAATAGCCGAGGTCAGCGCCAACacgaggatcccatgctagttcattatAAAGACACAGCCCCTCAGAGAAGAAGTCaccattttaaatttttgaagacGGAGTTCTCAGATATCaaggcagattgtgtgttccaGATGTTGCAGGGTTACACCGACGGATTATGGGAGAAGCTCATCATTCTCGTTACTCTATTCATCCACGGACGACGAAAATGTACTATGatattaaggagatttattggtgggatgggatgaagaaagatatagctgagtttgtagctcagtgtccTAATTATCAGCAGGTTAAGGTTGAGCACTAGAAGCCCAGTGGGTTGCTACAGAGTATGGAGATttcgacttggaaatgggaggcgaccaatatggacttcattataggCTTTCCCTATTCTaagcataagtttgatttgtaTGGGTGATTGTAGATAGGCTTATGAAGTCAGCATATTTTCTACTTGTCAAAACTACTTATTCCGCCAAAGACTATGTGAAGCtatatattaaagagatagtgcgacttcatggcgttccagtatctattatttcagacagaggtgcgcaatttacagctaacttttggagatctttccagaaaggattggggacccaggtgaatcttagcacaacattccaCCCCCAGACAgacggacaagctgaacgtacgaTTCAGAcactggaagatatgttactagaatgtgtgatagacttcggaggtagttgggatgatcatttaccacttattgagtttgcatctTATAGTAGTTACCATTCTAGTTTTCacatggctccgtatgaagccttatatggacGGAAATATAGATTGCCAATCAGATGGTTTGAAGTTGAGGAATCTAAGTTGATAGGACAAGATCTAATCCAGCAGTAGTTGATAAGGTTAAGCTTATTTAGGAAAGGCTATTGGCAGCctagagtcgccagaagtcttatacAGATAATCAACGATGAGATTTGGAGTTTCAAATAGACGACTGGAgattcctgaaggtatcgccaatgaaaggtgttatgagattcgatAAGAAGGGCAAGCATAGCCCtaggtacattggaccttacaggATCATACGAAGAGTGGGCCAGGTgacctatgagttagatctccCTTTAGCCTTGGAGTTCGTACATTCGGTTTTCCATGTCTCTATGCTTCTTAAGTGTATCAGAGATCTTTTTAGAGTTGTACCTgttgatgatgttcagattatcGAACAACTATCATACGAGGAAGTCCTTTTTGCCATCTTGGATCGATAGGTTCATAGGCTGAGGAGTAAGGATGTGGCATCGATAAAGGTACTACGGAGAAACAAGAATgttgaggaaatgacttgggaaactgaggaagatatgaagtctagatatcctcatttattttggACTCCAGAGCAGATGTAGACTACAACACAATCGTCTTCAGGTATGTATTATTTATCAGTTACTCTTATTGGTTGTAAGGGACCAttattgttattgattgttgtggccgtgtgtggcaTTGTACAGGTTGGGTTGCTGAGTGGCAGGTTCGTAGTGGTACAGTTACAGAagagactctgccaaaatttctgtaggatTCTTGatattttaacattcgaggacgaatgtttctaaggggggggggggggaggaatgttacaccttgcagTTTTTTACATTTAGATTTGTTATACGTTAGTTCTCTTAGTTTTGGACGTAGGGATTTGTCTTCAAGTTCATACGAGGTTGGACATGCTTAACTTGCgcttataagggtttaagttcatgttagGTAAGTTGCAGAAGGATTAGACAATAAGTGAATCAAAGCGGAAAGGTTCGTCAAAAGTTGTTTCTGGGAAGTATaaagtatggaccgtataattgagatatggtccgtattttgagatatggaccggatttaaggattttaaaatttttcagACAAGACAGTTTTTGAGGTACAGAAATACGGCCCATTGTGCAgatcgtataattttatacggccagaaAGCTGgctgtataatgttatacggccaAGGATGCAGTCCATATTTTGTAATGGCGGTGGAACGTTTCTAATTTTATATACCATGAACCCtcttcatttttaacataaccCCAAGTCCAATAAAGCTttagaaatgtcacgacccaatc contains these protein-coding regions:
- the LOC132066530 gene encoding uncharacterized protein LOC132066530, with amino-acid sequence MYLVWEVTYWAVQLGFRYLLYMWSAKPHYVRLAIERWWRRISADWDLESSPDAVTGVLSVSSHDIYALIDPSSTLSYVTPFIVGRFGVRPESIKLFEVSTSVGAPVIARRVRDVEAKPLTLQTISVVNEFQDVFPDELSGLPPKREINFAIDLKGARCFSKIDLRSGYHQVRAKEKDIPKTAFRTRYDHFEFRVMSFGLTNAPAVFMDLMNHVFRPFLDQFVIVFIDDILVYSRSKVEHADHLRAVLRVLQDRKLHARFFKYEFWLNFVPFLGHIISKEVIRVDT